CGCCGAACCGTCGATCCGTGACGCGGCCCCCGAGGCGCGCTACCAGTTCGAGCGGGTCGGCTACTTCTGCGCCGACCGCCACGCCTGCGCCGAGGGCAAGCTGGTGTTCAACCGCACCGTGGGGCTGAAGGACGGCTGGGCCAAGGCACAGAAGAAGGGCTGATATGCAGATCTACAATACCCTGACGCGCCGCAAGGAGCCGTTGGCCCCGATCGAGCCCGGCAAGCTGCGCATGTATGTCTGTGGCATCACCGTCTACGACTACTGCCACATCGGTCATGCTCGGGTGATGGTGGCCTTCGATGTCATCACGCGCTACCTGCGTTCGCGGGGCTATGACGTCAACTATGTGCGCAACATCACCGATATCGACGACAAGATCCTCAAGCGCGCCGAGGAGAACGGCGAGACGATCGGTGCGCTCACCGAGCGCATGATCACCGCCATGCATGAGGACGAGGATCGTCTCAAGGTGCTGCGCCCGGATCATGAGCCCCGGGCCACGCGCCATATCGACGACATCGTCAAGATGATCGAGACGCTGATCGACAAGGGCTATGCCTACGCCGCTGATAATGGCGACGTCTATTACCGGGTTCGCAAGTTCGCCGACTATGGCAAGCTCAACAACCGTGATCCCGACGAGATGCGCTCCGGTGCGCGCATCGATGTCGGTGAGCACAAGGAAGACCCGCTGGATTTCGTGCTGTGGAAAGCCGCTAAGCCAGGCGAGGCCAGTTGGCCGTCGCCCTGGGGTGAAGGCCGTCCCGGCTGGCACATCGAGTGCTCGGCCATGTCGACCTGCTGCCTGGGCGATACCTTTGATATCCACGGCGGTGGGCCGGATTTGACCTTCCCGCACCACGAGAACGAGATCGCCCAGAGCGAGGCGGCCACCGGCCAGCGCTACGTGAATACCTGGATGCACGCCGGTGCGGTGCGAGTCGACAGCGAGAAGATGTCCAAGTCGCTGGGCAACTTCTTCACCATCCGCGAAGTGCTCGAGTTGCACGACCCGGAGGTGGTGCGCTATCTGCTGGTGGCGAGCCATTACCGGAGCCCGATCAACTATGCCCCGGATGCCCTCGATGATGCCCGTCGCTCGCTGGAGCGTTTCTACAACGCCCTCAACGGCGTCGAAGCGGTCGCAGGTGAGGTCGATGCTCGCTTCGACGAGCGTTTCACGGCGGCCATGGACGATGACTTCAACACCCCCGAGGCGTTGGCAGTGCTCTTCGATCTGGCTCGCGAACTGAACGTGGTCAAGAAGGATGCCCCCGAGACCGCCCCGGCGCTGGCCTTCGAGCTCAAGCGCCTGGGCGAGGTGTTGGGACTCTTCGATCAGGACCCGGCGGCCTTCCTGCAGGCCGGTGCCACGGCGCTTGCCATCGGCGAGGACGAGATCGAGGCGCGCATCGTGGCGCGAGCCGCGGCGAAGAAGGCCAAGGATTTCGCCGAGGCCGATCGCATTCGCGAGGAGCTCTCGGCGCTGGGTATCACCCTCAAGGACTCCCGCGAGGGCACCACCTGGGTCGTCGATCGCGACTGAGTCGCCGCGTGGCTCGTGGGGCGTGTCGATTGCGCCTCAGCGGGTGAAGGCCACCGGGGCAGGCGGCAGCGGCAGTTTGCGCGGCCAGTCGTCGCCGACCACGAACAGCCGTTGCCAGCTGCCGTCCTCGCCCTGCAGGACCAGCGGCAGGGGGGCAGCACCGGTGGCGAAGCGCGTCATCAGGTAGGCGTCGACCTCCTCGAGTGGCCGGAGTTGCTCGGGGAGCGGCGGCGCCAGCCAGTGAGGCTTGTGCAGCCAGGCCCCTCGGGTGCCAGTCGTCAGGCCGGCACGAAAGGCCGGCCAGTCGTGCCAGGCGAGCCATTGGCCACGTAGGTGCTCGGCGGTGGCTTCGACGGGTGAGGGGAGCGGCGGCTGATCCGCCTCACGTCGCCAGGGGTAGAAGAGCACCCCGGGCATCGCCATGCGCTGATCCGTGATCCTTTCTCCACCGTCGGCTTCACGGCCGGACGTGTCGGCAACCGATACTTCTCTCTCTTTTTCCCCCTCTTTCCCCCGAGTGAACTCGCTGAGGGCCAGGCGCGCCTCCGGGGTGTCGATCAGCGGCAGCTGATGGTGGAAGAGGTGACTGCGCTTGCCGGCCAGGCTGTCCGCGCAGCCAGGCCCCACCCAGCGTGCCTGACTGGTCGCCTCACCGGGCCCCTCGCTGAGGCCCAGGTAGAACTTGATCGCCACTTCCAGATGTACCGGGCGATGGCTACCTGCCTGCTGATAGACCATGTCGAGCTCGCCCAGGGTGCGTCGTTCGCGCATCACCGGCAGATTATGGGCCAGCAGGTGGGTGCGGGGGGCGGTCTCGAGCAGGAATTGCCAGAGCCGTTCGTGGTAGTGCCCCATGCGTGCATTCACGGCGCCGCCCACCAGGGCTTCCAGCGGTTGGGGGGCGGCTTCCAGCCGATCCAGGTAGTCTCGCCAGCCGTCATTCTCAAGCCCCAGCTCGCCAAGGCTCGGCCGGCCCGGGCAGGGCATCCCCAAAAGATCGGGAGCCAGGCACAGCCAGCCCAGGTCACGCACCAGCGGGTGGCGCCAGGCGCCCAGCATGCAGTCGGGGTCTGTCAGTCTGTCGTCGTCCATCGAATCCTCAAGCCTGGACAGTCACTTGGCGTTGACGTCCTGCCACACCGTCCTTCCTGACATTGTAACGTCAGTTCCTTATACTGCCTTCACACTTGGCATACCACTGGGGTGATCGCGATGAACCGGACGTTGACATGGGTGGCAGCATTGGCAACTAGTGCCCTGGTCGGGCAGGCACAGGCCGCCGACCCGGTGGTGGTGTCCTCGAAGATCGACACCGAGGGCTCGGTGCTCGGAGAACTGATCATGCAGTCCCTGGAGGCCGGGGGTATCGAGACCGAGAACCGGCTGCAGCTCGGTGGCACCAGCATCGTGCGCGAGGCGATCATCGCCGGCGAGATCGATATCTATCCCGAATACACCGGCAATGGCGCCTTTTTCTTCGACATGGCGGACAGCCCCGTGTGGAAGAACGCCGCCGAGGCTCATGCCGAGGTCAGTGAGCTCGATCGTGAGGCCAACGGCCTGGTGTGGCTGACGCCTGCAGAGGCCAACAATACCTGGGCGATGAGCGTGCGTGGCGATCTGGCCCGGGAGTATGGCCTCGCCTCTCTTGAAGACCTGGCTACCTATCTGGCCGGTGGGGGCGAGTTCAAGTTCGCCGCCAGTGCCGAGTTTGTCGAATCCGAGGCGGCCCTGCCGGCCTTCCAGGAAGCCTATGGCTTCCAACTCGACTCTGACCAGCTGGTGGTGCTCTCCGGCGGCAATACCGCGGCAACCCTGCGCGCCGCGGCGCTGCAGACCAATGGCGTCAACGCCGCCATGGCCTATGGCACCGACGGCGGCCTGAATGCCCTGGACCTGCGCGTGCTCGAGGATACGCTGGGCGTGCAGCCGGTCTATCAGCCGGCCCCGGTCGTTCGCGAAGCGGTGCTCGAGGCCTACCCGCAGATCCCCGAGCTGCTCACGCCGGTCTTCGAGGCTCTGGATCTCGAGACGCTGCAGCGCCTGAACGGTGAAGTGGCCGTCAACGGCGCCGACCCGGCCAAGGTCGCGGCGAGCTTCCTCGACGGGCTCGAGCCGTAAGCTGCTGGGACGGACTTCCGTAAGCGTGTCATCTGCGTCATTCCCCCCGTCGCGGCGTGTGCCGCCCAACCGGGTGCTGCTGGTGCTGATGCCGGCAGCGCTCGCGGCCCTGACGCTTCTGGATCTTGCCAGCGTTCAGCCCAACCGCATCGTGCCGGGGCAGGGCATCGATCTGTGGGCCATGCTCGGCCCTGCCGGTCTGGTCGTCATACTGTTGCCGCTGGTCGTTGTGGGCCTGGCCTGGCGGGCGACATCGTCCCGGCTTAAGTGGGCGCTTGGACTGATCGTGCTCGCCATGCTCGGCCTGCCTTGGGCACTGGCCGGCTTCTGTGATGCCTTCATCGACCCGGATGCTCCCTATGCCCGTGCGGGCCTGGCGGCGGGCTTCTGGGTACTGCTGTTCGTGCTCATGCTGGCACTGATCGAGCTCAAGGGGCGCCTGAGGCTACCCCGGGGCAGCTGGTGGGGGCTAGGCGCGCTGATGCTCGGGTCCTGGGCCGTGTCGCTCGCTAGCGGGGCCCTGGATAAACTCGCACTGATGCAGGAATACCAGGGACGCAGCGACAAGTTCATCGAGGCCCTCGGCTATCACAGCCTGCTGGTGGCCTCGGCGGTGGGGCTTAGCCTGATACTGGGATTCGCCCTGGCGCTCGCCATGCGCCGCTGGTCGCGGCTTGAGCGTGGTATCAATGGCCTCCTGAGCCTGATCCAGACCATTCCCAGTCTGGCGCTGTTCGGTCTGCTGCTGGCCCCGCTGGCCTGGCTCGCCGATCGCTATGACTGGCTGGCGGCGCTCGGCGTGCAAGGCATCGGTGCCGCGCCGGCCCTGATCGCCCTGGTGGGATATAGCCTGCTGCCGATGACGCGCAATACCTTCGTGGCGCTGGGGGACGTCGATCCCGGCGTCATCGAATCGGCCCGTGGCATGGGCATGAGTCCGCGTCAGGTCTTTCTGCAGGTGCGCCTGCCGCTGGCGCTACCCGTGTTACTCGAGGGCGTGCGCATCACCAGCGTCCAGGCCATCGGCCTAGCGGCGGTGGCGGCGCTTATCGGTGCCGGCGGGCTCGGCACCTTCGTCTTCCAGGGACTTGGCCAGGCGGCCATGGACCTGGTGTTGCTCGGGGCCTTGCCGATCATCGCCATGGCGGTGATCGTCGATGGCCTGCTGACCGCCCTGGCCGAGGCGCTGCGACAAGGAGCCCGCCATGACGGCCGGTAAAACCGAGATGGCGCGTATCGCGCTGATGGACGTGTCCAAGCGTTTCGACGAGGATACCGCCGTCGACGGCATCTCGCTTGCCATCGCGCCTGGCGAGCTGTGCGTGCTGGTGGGGACCTCGGGCTGTGGCAAGTCCACCACGCTGCGCATGATCAATCGCCTGATCGAGCACAGCGACGGCCAGATCCACATCGACGGTCAGCCCATCCGCGAGATCAACGAGCAGGCCCTGCGCCGGCGTATCGGCTATGCCATCCAGAGCACCGGGCTCTTCCCGCACTGGACGGTGGCGCGCAACATCGGCCTGGTGCCGCGGCTGTTGAAGTGGCCCGCCGAGCGCATCCAGGAGCGGACCCGCGAATTGATGGCGCTGCTGGGGCTCGATGAGGCCGAGTTCGCCGGCAAGTACCCGCATCAGCTCTCCGGCGGTCAGGCACAGCGAGTCGGGGTGGCGCGAGCCCTTGCCGCCGATCCGGATATCCTGCTGATGGACGAGCCCTTCGGTGCCCTCGACCCCATCACCCGCGAGTCGTTGCAGGACGAACTGCTGCGCCTTCAGGCGCGCCTTAAAAAGACCATCGTCTTCGTGACCCATGACATGGAAGAAGCCCTGAAGCTTGCCGATCGTATCGTGGTCATGCATCGCGGGCGGATCGTCCAGCAAGGCAGCCCCGAGGATTTATTAGCGTCGCCGGCGGATGCGTTTGTCGAATCGTTGCTCGGTGGGCGCGATCGCGGTCTCAAACAGGCCGGGCTGATCCGTGTCCGCGAGGTGATGCACCCGACCGGCGCGCGTCGCCAGACCACTGCCGCCGCGGTTGGCCAGGATGACGACCTGCGTCAGGCCCTGTCGGTGATGCTGCTGCATCGGCTGTCGAGCCTTACGGTCGTGGATGATCGCGATCGCACCGTGGGGACGCTGGAGGTGGATGACATCATGCAGCGGAAGAGTGCTGCCAAGGCGGAAAGGCCTCGCGCCAGGAACAGCACAAGCGTGACGACCGCTGCACCCGACGAGGCGGGTGATGGCCCTGATATCGCTAAGGGGAAGGCGCCACCCGAGGCGCCGGAGGGGCGCCATGAAGACTGATCCGGTCAGTATGGTGCGCGCCATCCCATCGCCCTGGCGACGCTGGGCAGCCCCTCTGGGCTGGTGCGCGGCCCTGGGCGCTTTGCTGGTCACCCTGCCGCACCTGGGGCCTGTGTTTGCCGCCATCGACCCCGACGCCCGTGAGCCGATCTATCGGCGCGATGCCTTTGTCGATCTGTTGGCCAACCATCTGCTGCTGGTGGCCGGGGCCTCGCTGATCGCCATTGTCAGCGGGGTGAGTGCGTCGATCATGGTCACCCGCCCCTGGGGGCGCGACTTCCTGCCTCTGGTCAGCCAGCTGGCCTCCATCGGTCAGACCTTCCCGCCGGTGGCGGTGCTGGCCCTGGCGGTGCCCTGGCTCGGTTTCGGCGGCCTGCCCACCGTGGTGGCACTGGTGCTCTACGGCCTGCTGCCGATCGTGCGCAATACCCTGGTCGGTATCGGCGAGGTCGATCCGGCGACGCGCGAGGCTGCCCGCGGCATGGGCATGTCACCCACCCAGGTGCTCTGGCAGCTCGAGCTGCCCCTGGCGGCGCCGGTCATCCTCGCCGGCATCCGCACCTCGGTGACCGTGGGGATTGCCACCGCGGCGATCGGCTCGACCATCGGCGCCAAGACCCTCGGTGACCCGATCATCGCCGGCATCATCAACGGCAACACCGCCTATATCCTGCAGGGGGCGATCCTGATCGGCGTGCTGGCACTGGCCATCGACAGTGCCTTCGCGCGCCTGCTGCCGTCTCGTCGCTGAGGACGTGAATGGCGGTTCTCAACCGCTCACATTTCCGCTTTTCCCTCTTGCCTCCCCTCATGCCACCCGGGCCACTAGGCTCCTTCCTATCTCTGTTTACTTTCCCTGCGACCATGGTCGCAGAGGCGGTGGCTATACAGCACCCTCGGTCAGGCTCTATCTTACGTTAACGTAAACTTGCATCGCTTGGTCGTTGCCCAGCCGACCATGCTGCCGTTGTGGTTTATGACTACCTTCTGAATAACCATGCCCCCACAAGGGGCATGAGGCTTTTCACCATCACCCCCAGGGAAGAGCATCATGACAACAACCACTTCCTCGCTCGTTCACTCCCCGACCTTCCTGAAAGGCGACGAGTTCTCGATCGATACCTTCGCCTTGCTCAAGCAGGACGGCAGCCTCTTCGAGGGGGCGACGGCGCCTGAGCTCGATCGTGAAAAAGCGCTGCGCATCTACCACACCATGGTCTTCACCCGGGTGCTCGACGAGCGCATGCTGGCCGCCCAGCGCCAGGGCCGGCTTTCCTTCTACATGCAGTGCACCGGCGAGGAGGCCGCGGTGATCGGCAGTGCCGCGGCGCTGGATGATGAAGACATGATCATGGCCCAGTACCGGGAGCAGGGAGCGCTGGCCTATCGCGGCTTCAGCTGTGACGAGTTCATGAACCAGATGTTCGGCAACGAGCGTGACTACGGCAAGGGTCGCCAGATGCCGATCCACTACGGGTCGGCCAAGCTGCACTACATGACCATCTCCTCGCCGCTGGCCACCCAGATTCCCCAGGCCACCGGCTACGCCTACGGCCAGAAGCTGGCCGGCGACGGCCACTGCACCATTACCTACTTCGGCGAGGGCGCCGCCTCGGAGGGCGACTTCCATGCGGCGCTGAACATGGCCACGGTGCATAAGGTCCCGGTGATCTTCTTCTGTCGCAACAACGGCTATGCGATCTCCACCCCGGCGGTCGAGCAGTTCGCCGCCGATGGCGTCGCCCCCCGAGCCTTCGGCTACAAGATGCGTGTGATCCGGGTCGACGGCAACGACGTGCTGGCGGTCTACCAGGCGACCCTGGAGGCGCGCCGGCTGGCCGTGGAGCACAACCAGCCGGTGCTGATCGAGGCCATGACCTACCGTCTGGCGGCCCACTCGTCCTCAGATGACCCCTCTGGCTATCGCAGCAAGAAAGAGGAGGAGGCCTGGCGCGAGAAGGACCCGATCCTGCGGATGCGTCGCTGGCTGGAGTCGCGTGAGTGGTGGAGCGATGAGGAAGAGAAGGCCTTGCAGGAGCGCCTGCGTCGCGAGGTGCTGGAGACCATGAAGGTCGCCCAGAAGCGCCCGGCACCGCCGCTGGAGAGCCTGATCACCGATGTCTACGATACGCCCACGCCGCAATTGAACGAGCAGCTCAAGGCGTTGGAAGCACATATTCGCCGCTATCCCGAGGCCTATCCCAAGAGCTCTTCCCGAGTCTCGCCCACGTCGTCGAGTGCCGTGACCGGCCAGGGAGGGCACTGAAATGGCGAATCTCAATCTGCTGCAGGCCATCAATCAGGCGCTGGATATCGCCATGGCGGCCGACGAGAAAGTGCTGTGCTTCGGCGAGGACGTCGGCGGCTTCGGCGGCGTCTTCCGAGCCACCAGCCATCTGCAGGAAAAGTACGGCAAGGCGCGCTGCTTCAATACGCCGCTGGTCGAGCAGGGCATCATCGGCTTCGCCAATGGCCTGGCCGCCCAGGGCTCCACCCCGGTGGCGGAGATCCAGTTCGCCGACTACATCTTTCCGGCCTTCGACCAGATCGTCAACGAGTCGGCCAAGTTTCGTTACCGGTCGGGCAACCTGTTCAACGTCGGCGGCCTGACCATTCGCGCGCCCTATGGCGGCGGCATCGCCGGCGGGCTCTACCACTCCCAGTCGCCGGAGGCCTACTTCGCCCATACCCCGGGCCTCAAGATCGTGGTGCCCCGCAACCCGCACCAGGCCAAGGGCCTGTTATTGGCGGCCATCCGTGACCCCAACCCGGTGCTGTTCTTCGAGCCCAAGCGCCTCTATCGTGCCTCGACCGGAGAGGTGCCAGAGAGCGACTACCAGCTGCCGCTCGGCGAGGCCGAGGTGATCAAGGAGGGCAGCGATATCACCCTGCTGGCCTGGGGGGCTCAGGTAGAAGTCATGGAGCAGGCCGCCGAGCTCGCCGAAAAGGAAGGTATCTCCTGCGAGATCATCGATTTGCGAAGCATCCTACCCTGGGACGCCGAGACCGTGGCGACCTCGGTGCTCAAGACCGGCCGGCTGGTGATCAGCCACGAGGCCCCGCTGACCGGCGGCTTCGCCGGCGAGATTGCCGCCACCATTCAGGAGCGCTGCTTCTTGTACCTGGAGTCGCCGATCAGTCGAGTTACCGGTATGGATACGCCCTTCCCGCTGACGCTGGAGAAGGAATACCTGCCCGATCGCCTCAAGGTCTTCGAGGCAATCAAGGCGAGCATGGCGTACTAGATCCCGATATCCGGACAGGAGAGCAACGATGAGCGATTTTATGCTGCCCGATATCGGCGAAGGTATCGTGGAGTGCGAGGTGGTCAAGTGGTTGGTCGGCGAGGGCGACGTGATCGAGGAGGACCAGCCTGTCGCCGAGGTGATGACCGACAAGGCACTGGTGGAAATTCCCGCGCCCTATCATGGCCGGGTGACCCGGTTGTATTACCAGGAAGGCGAGATCGCCAAGGTGCATGCGCCGCTCTTCGCCCTGGTGGGGGACGAAGCCGGCCAGGAAGGTCCGGCGGATGAGGCGGCATCATCCCCGCGTACCGGGCAACAGGCCGCGACCGATCGGGCGCCGATGCCGAAGGAGGCCAAAGGCTCGGCGCCAAAGGCCGCCGCCGGTGGCGGGGCCATCGATTTCATCCTGCCGGACATCGGCGAGGGCATCGTCGAGTGCGAGGTCGTCGAATGGCGTATCCAGGAGGGTGATGAGATCGCCGAGGATCAGCCGGTGGTCGACGTGATGACCGACAAGGCGCTGGTGGAGATCACCGCGCCCGAGGCCGGCCGTGTCACCCGGCTGCATTACCAGCAGGGCGAGCAGGCGCGGGTGCATAAGCCCCTGTTCGCCTATCTTCCCGAGGAGCAGGCAGCGGCGACCGCCGAGCCTGCTGCGGCCCAGCCGCAGGAGACCCAGCAGGCGGGACCTGCTGATAAGAGCGCGGTCGCGTCGCCGAGCGCGCCGCAACAAGGACATGTCTCAGCTCAAGCCAGTGGTACCTTCGGGCGCATTCCAGCGAGCCCGGCGGTGCGTCGGCTGGTACGCGAGCACGCGCTGAGCCTCGCGGCCATTCCCGGTTCGGGCAAGGACGGCCGGGTGCTCAAGGACGACGTGCTGCGCTTTCTCGAACAGGGCGGACACAACGAAGCACATCGGCAGCCGCCATCGACTGAGGTCGCGGCGCCGTCGACTGCCGAGGCCACGGCCGTGTCAGGCAACGTGCGCGTGGAGCCGCTCAAGGGCATCCGGGCGGTCATGGCCCGGCGCATGGTGGAGTCGGCCAGCACCATCCCCCATTTCGCCTATGGCGACGAGATCGATGTCACCGAGCTGCTGGCGCTGCGCGAGCGCCTCAAGCCACAGGCCGAGGCGCTGGGGGTGAGACTGACGCTGATGCCCTTCTTCATGAAGGCCCTGGCCCTGGCCGTGCAGGAATTCCCGATCCTCAACAGCCGGCTCAACGATGACGTCACCGAGATCCACTATCAGAGTGCCTGC
The genomic region above belongs to Halomonas sp. YLGW01 and contains:
- the cysS gene encoding cysteine--tRNA ligase, with translation MQIYNTLTRRKEPLAPIEPGKLRMYVCGITVYDYCHIGHARVMVAFDVITRYLRSRGYDVNYVRNITDIDDKILKRAEENGETIGALTERMITAMHEDEDRLKVLRPDHEPRATRHIDDIVKMIETLIDKGYAYAADNGDVYYRVRKFADYGKLNNRDPDEMRSGARIDVGEHKEDPLDFVLWKAAKPGEASWPSPWGEGRPGWHIECSAMSTCCLGDTFDIHGGGPDLTFPHHENEIAQSEAATGQRYVNTWMHAGAVRVDSEKMSKSLGNFFTIREVLELHDPEVVRYLLVASHYRSPINYAPDALDDARRSLERFYNALNGVEAVAGEVDARFDERFTAAMDDDFNTPEALAVLFDLARELNVVKKDAPETAPALAFELKRLGEVLGLFDQDPAAFLQAGATALAIGEDEIEARIVARAAAKKAKDFAEADRIREELSALGITLKDSREGTTWVVDRD
- a CDS encoding DUF1853 family protein produces the protein MDDDRLTDPDCMLGAWRHPLVRDLGWLCLAPDLLGMPCPGRPSLGELGLENDGWRDYLDRLEAAPQPLEALVGGAVNARMGHYHERLWQFLLETAPRTHLLAHNLPVMRERRTLGELDMVYQQAGSHRPVHLEVAIKFYLGLSEGPGEATSQARWVGPGCADSLAGKRSHLFHHQLPLIDTPEARLALSEFTRGKEGEKEREVSVADTSGREADGGERITDQRMAMPGVLFYPWRREADQPPLPSPVEATAEHLRGQWLAWHDWPAFRAGLTTGTRGAWLHKPHWLAPPLPEQLRPLEEVDAYLMTRFATGAAPLPLVLQGEDGSWQRLFVVGDDWPRKLPLPPAPVAFTR
- a CDS encoding ABC transporter substrate-binding protein; translated protein: MNRTLTWVAALATSALVGQAQAADPVVVSSKIDTEGSVLGELIMQSLEAGGIETENRLQLGGTSIVREAIIAGEIDIYPEYTGNGAFFFDMADSPVWKNAAEAHAEVSELDREANGLVWLTPAEANNTWAMSVRGDLAREYGLASLEDLATYLAGGGEFKFAASAEFVESEAALPAFQEAYGFQLDSDQLVVLSGGNTAATLRAAALQTNGVNAAMAYGTDGGLNALDLRVLEDTLGVQPVYQPAPVVREAVLEAYPQIPELLTPVFEALDLETLQRLNGEVAVNGADPAKVAASFLDGLEP
- a CDS encoding ABC transporter permease subunit; amino-acid sequence: MSSASFPPSRRVPPNRVLLVLMPAALAALTLLDLASVQPNRIVPGQGIDLWAMLGPAGLVVILLPLVVVGLAWRATSSRLKWALGLIVLAMLGLPWALAGFCDAFIDPDAPYARAGLAAGFWVLLFVLMLALIELKGRLRLPRGSWWGLGALMLGSWAVSLASGALDKLALMQEYQGRSDKFIEALGYHSLLVASAVGLSLILGFALALAMRRWSRLERGINGLLSLIQTIPSLALFGLLLAPLAWLADRYDWLAALGVQGIGAAPALIALVGYSLLPMTRNTFVALGDVDPGVIESARGMGMSPRQVFLQVRLPLALPVLLEGVRITSVQAIGLAAVAALIGAGGLGTFVFQGLGQAAMDLVLLGALPIIAMAVIVDGLLTALAEALRQGARHDGR
- a CDS encoding ABC transporter ATP-binding protein yields the protein MTAGKTEMARIALMDVSKRFDEDTAVDGISLAIAPGELCVLVGTSGCGKSTTLRMINRLIEHSDGQIHIDGQPIREINEQALRRRIGYAIQSTGLFPHWTVARNIGLVPRLLKWPAERIQERTRELMALLGLDEAEFAGKYPHQLSGGQAQRVGVARALAADPDILLMDEPFGALDPITRESLQDELLRLQARLKKTIVFVTHDMEEALKLADRIVVMHRGRIVQQGSPEDLLASPADAFVESLLGGRDRGLKQAGLIRVREVMHPTGARRQTTAAAVGQDDDLRQALSVMLLHRLSSLTVVDDRDRTVGTLEVDDIMQRKSAAKAERPRARNSTSVTTAAPDEAGDGPDIAKGKAPPEAPEGRHED
- a CDS encoding ABC transporter permease — translated: MKTDPVSMVRAIPSPWRRWAAPLGWCAALGALLVTLPHLGPVFAAIDPDAREPIYRRDAFVDLLANHLLLVAGASLIAIVSGVSASIMVTRPWGRDFLPLVSQLASIGQTFPPVAVLALAVPWLGFGGLPTVVALVLYGLLPIVRNTLVGIGEVDPATREAARGMGMSPTQVLWQLELPLAAPVILAGIRTSVTVGIATAAIGSTIGAKTLGDPIIAGIINGNTAYILQGAILIGVLALAIDSAFARLLPSRR
- a CDS encoding thiamine pyrophosphate-dependent dehydrogenase E1 component subunit alpha, with the translated sequence MTTTTSSLVHSPTFLKGDEFSIDTFALLKQDGSLFEGATAPELDREKALRIYHTMVFTRVLDERMLAAQRQGRLSFYMQCTGEEAAVIGSAAALDDEDMIMAQYREQGALAYRGFSCDEFMNQMFGNERDYGKGRQMPIHYGSAKLHYMTISSPLATQIPQATGYAYGQKLAGDGHCTITYFGEGAASEGDFHAALNMATVHKVPVIFFCRNNGYAISTPAVEQFAADGVAPRAFGYKMRVIRVDGNDVLAVYQATLEARRLAVEHNQPVLIEAMTYRLAAHSSSDDPSGYRSKKEEEAWREKDPILRMRRWLESREWWSDEEEKALQERLRREVLETMKVAQKRPAPPLESLITDVYDTPTPQLNEQLKALEAHIRRYPEAYPKSSSRVSPTSSSAVTGQGGH
- a CDS encoding transketolase C-terminal domain-containing protein, which codes for MANLNLLQAINQALDIAMAADEKVLCFGEDVGGFGGVFRATSHLQEKYGKARCFNTPLVEQGIIGFANGLAAQGSTPVAEIQFADYIFPAFDQIVNESAKFRYRSGNLFNVGGLTIRAPYGGGIAGGLYHSQSPEAYFAHTPGLKIVVPRNPHQAKGLLLAAIRDPNPVLFFEPKRLYRASTGEVPESDYQLPLGEAEVIKEGSDITLLAWGAQVEVMEQAAELAEKEGISCEIIDLRSILPWDAETVATSVLKTGRLVISHEAPLTGGFAGEIAATIQERCFLYLESPISRVTGMDTPFPLTLEKEYLPDRLKVFEAIKASMAY
- a CDS encoding dihydrolipoyllysine-residue acetyltransferase; the protein is MSDFMLPDIGEGIVECEVVKWLVGEGDVIEEDQPVAEVMTDKALVEIPAPYHGRVTRLYYQEGEIAKVHAPLFALVGDEAGQEGPADEAASSPRTGQQAATDRAPMPKEAKGSAPKAAAGGGAIDFILPDIGEGIVECEVVEWRIQEGDEIAEDQPVVDVMTDKALVEITAPEAGRVTRLHYQQGEQARVHKPLFAYLPEEQAAATAEPAAAQPQETQQAGPADKSAVASPSAPQQGHVSAQASGTFGRIPASPAVRRLVREHALSLAAIPGSGKDGRVLKDDVLRFLEQGGHNEAHRQPPSTEVAAPSTAEATAVSGNVRVEPLKGIRAVMARRMVESASTIPHFAYGDEIDVTELLALRERLKPQAEALGVRLTLMPFFMKALALAVQEFPILNSRLNDDVTEIHYQSACNIGMAVDGRAGLMVPNVKGVEGKSLLAIAGEIARLTHEAREGRVQQADLKGGTISISNIGALGGTYATPIINAPEVAIVAIGKTQRLPRFDADGQVVSRAIMTATWSGDHRLIDGGTIARFVNRWKGYLESPQSMLLHLG